The Streptococcus marmotae genome contains the following window.
GCATATCTGCATTGTCATGCCGCAAAATCAATCGATATTCTGCCCGACTCGTCAAGAGGCGATAAGGTTCAACTGTTCCTTTAGTCACCAAGTCATCAATCATCACGCCAATATAGCCATCACTACGTTTCAAAATCAATTCTGGTTTGCCTTGTACTTTAAGAGCAGCATTGATTCCTGCTACAATTCCCTGACCCGCGGCTTCTTCATATCCTGAAGTCCCATTAGTTTGTCCAGCAGTAAACAGACCTGAGATTTTTTTGGTTTCAAGAGTCGCCCGCAATTGATGAGGCATGACCATATCGTACTCAATTGCATAGCCTGTCCGCATCATTTCTGCATTTTCAAGTCCCTTAATAGAGTGAACCAAGTCCTTTTGCACATCTTCTGGAAGGCTGGTTGAAAGCCCCTGAATATAAATCTCATCGGTATCACGCCCCTCTGGTTCTAAGAACAACTGATGACGCTCTTTATCCGCAAAGCGCACAATTTTATCTTCAATAGATGGACAATAGCGTGGACCTACTCCTTTTACCACACCTGAAAACATAGGCGCTCTGTGAAGATTACTATTGATAATTTCATGGCTACACGCATTCGTATAAGTCAACCAGCATGGAATCTGGTCTTGCAAGTAATCTTCATCTTTAGATAAAAAAGAAAAATGGTTCGGCTTTTCATCTCCAGGTTGAACTTCTGTTGCAGTATAATCAACTGTTCTTGCATTGACCCGAGGAGGCGTTCCTGTCTTAAACCGCCCAATTTCAAGGCCTAATTCTTTCAAGTTATCCGCCAAAGTGACAGAAGCTAAGCTGTTGTTTGGACCTGAGGAATATTTTAAATCGCCAATGATAATCTCTCCACGCAAAGCTGTACCTGTCGTTACAACGACTGCCTTTGCCGCAAGATATTGATTGGTTGCTGTCCGAACACCAATGACTCGATTGTCTTCAACCAAAATCTCATCAATCATGGTCTGACGAAGAGTTAGATTCTCCTGTTGTTCCACCGTACGCTTCATCTCTAGCGAGTATTTGGCCTTATCAGCCTGGGCACGAAGAGCACGTACAGCAGGACCTTTTCCTGTATTCAGCATTTTCATCTGAATGTAGGTCTTGTCAATATTGCGCCCCATTTCGCCACCAAGAGCATCAAT
Protein-coding sequences here:
- the mnmG gene encoding tRNA uridine-5-carboxymethylaminomethyl(34) synthesis enzyme MnmG translates to MTYSFTEEYDVIVIGAGHAGVEAGLATSRMGCKTLLATINLDMVAFMPCNPSIGGSAKGIVVREIDALGGEMGRNIDKTYIQMKMLNTGKGPAVRALRAQADKAKYSLEMKRTVEQQENLTLRQTMIDEILVEDNRVIGVRTATNQYLAAKAVVVTTGTALRGEIIIGDLKYSSGPNNSLASVTLADNLKELGLEIGRFKTGTPPRVNARTVDYTATEVQPGDEKPNHFSFLSKDEDYLQDQIPCWLTYTNACSHEIINSNLHRAPMFSGVVKGVGPRYCPSIEDKIVRFADKERHQLFLEPEGRDTDEIYIQGLSTSLPEDVQKDLVHSIKGLENAEMMRTGYAIEYDMVMPHQLRATLETKKISGLFTAGQTNGTSGYEEAAGQGIVAGINAALKVQGKPELILKRSDGYIGVMIDDLVTKGTVEPYRLLTSRAEYRLILRHDNADMRLTEIGRQVGLVDDERYQVFQIHKNQFENEMARLESIKLKPVKETNEKVVAMGFKPLTDALTAKEFMRRPEITYADVIQFVGLAAEELSDKTIELIETEVKYEGYITKALDQVEKMKRMEEKRIPADIDWDDIDSIATEARQKFKLISPETIGQASRISGVNPADISILMVYLEGRSRSISKNQAKK